One genomic region from Candidatus Endomicrobiellum trichonymphae encodes:
- a CDS encoding MiaB/RimO family radical SAM methylthiotransferase encodes MKKYYIHTFGCKVNQYESQLISEKFRKDNFECTQKPEEADIIIFNSCTVTADADKKLEYFLRKATKLPNRPKIMLTGCIVKNKNIDIKNLFPDIEIIKDKTKLFIEPQKQKVSGFDRHSRAFLKIQDGCKSFCSYCIVPYVRSTLWSKPENEVLSEIKNLVKSGYSEIVLTGIHTGKYDGGLSDLLEKIIKIPLAFRVRISSVELNEIDDKFIELIETNAEKICRHLHVPLQSGSDEILKQMNRNYSTKEFEKKVSKIMRILPDLALTTDIITGFPGETEKHHKETCDFVKQILFARFHIFRYSYRQETKASTFGNKVPTIEIKSRSKDIFEIDSIKRKDFLNKNIGTKRKAVKTGKNKLLTDNYITVKQQTEAWNVECGIMKASGNKKKQSGIFEVEITDTSEI; translated from the coding sequence ATGAAAAAGTATTATATACACACTTTCGGCTGTAAAGTAAATCAATACGAATCGCAGCTCATTTCCGAAAAATTTAGAAAAGATAATTTTGAATGCACGCAAAAGCCTGAAGAAGCTGATATTATTATTTTTAATTCCTGCACCGTAACGGCAGACGCTGATAAAAAGTTGGAATATTTTTTAAGAAAAGCGACAAAACTGCCAAACAGACCCAAAATAATGCTTACAGGCTGTATTGTAAAAAACAAAAATATTGATATCAAAAATCTCTTCCCCGATATTGAAATAATAAAGGATAAAACAAAACTTTTTATCGAACCACAAAAACAGAAAGTCTCCGGTTTTGATAGACACTCAAGAGCATTTTTAAAAATACAGGATGGCTGCAAAAGTTTCTGCAGCTACTGTATAGTTCCGTATGTAAGAAGCACTCTATGGAGCAAACCCGAAAATGAAGTCTTATCGGAAATTAAAAATCTTGTAAAAAGCGGATACTCTGAAATAGTTCTGACCGGAATACATACAGGAAAATATGACGGCGGACTTTCAGATCTGCTTGAAAAAATCATTAAAATTCCTTTAGCTTTCAGAGTACGGATTTCATCTGTAGAATTAAACGAGATTGACGACAAATTCATAGAACTTATAGAAACAAATGCAGAAAAAATATGCCGTCATCTACACGTCCCCCTGCAGTCCGGTAGCGATGAAATTTTAAAACAAATGAACAGAAATTATTCAACAAAGGAGTTTGAAAAAAAGGTAAGTAAAATAATGCGGATTTTACCTGATTTGGCGCTTACTACAGATATCATTACGGGATTTCCCGGAGAAACCGAAAAACACCACAAAGAAACATGCGATTTTGTAAAACAAATTTTGTTTGCAAGATTTCACATTTTCAGATATTCTTACAGACAGGAAACGAAAGCTTCAACATTTGGAAACAAAGTTCCTACAATTGAAATAAAAAGCAGGTCAAAAGATATATTTGAAATAGATTCTATAAAAAGAAAAGATTTTTTAAATAAAAACATAGGCACAAAAAGAAAGGCTGTAAAAACAGGAAAAAATAAGCTGCTTACAGACAATTATATAACTGTTAAACAACAAACTGAAGCGTGGAATGTAGAGTGTGGAATTATGAAAGCCTCCGGCAATAAAAAGAAGCAGAGCGGCATTTTTGAAGTTGAAATTACAGATACTTCCGAAATTTAA
- a CDS encoding 16S rRNA (uracil(1498)-N(3))-methyltransferase, translating into MKSHLLILKTSFSKNKSERYKKISVAASSQCERNDIMKINEPLDFKTACKNAAADKKSINILSLRKRK; encoded by the coding sequence CTGAAATCGCACCTGTTAATACTAAAAACCAGTTTTTCAAAAAATAAGTCAGAACGATATAAAAAGATATCCGTTGCCGCAAGTTCGCAGTGCGAAAGAAACGACATTATGAAAATAAATGAGCCTTTGGATTTTAAAACTGCTTGCAAAAATGCTGCCGCAGACAAAAAATCCATAAATATTTTATCCTTACGAAAGCGAAAATAA